Genomic DNA from Setaria italica strain Yugu1 chromosome V, Setaria_italica_v2.0, whole genome shotgun sequence:
ACATAATTACTAACTAAGTCTATCACAACTGAATAAAGATTAGTACGTACCTTCGTATGAGTATTTTTTTAAGAGTACTTGGCAAAttagagagatagagagagtgCACGTAGGCAAGCAATTTTTATCATTATTAGGTACGTGTTCTAATTTATTTCATGAATTATTATTATTAGATACGTAGCTTTTACTATGCagttagatatatattatatctagatacgtaagtaaaagttatgtatttagaaaacctaaaacgaatagtaatttgagatggagggagtacctgcTAGCCTTGTATATACCACTGACTGCTCATGCTCATAGTGCCCTGTACTGTTCTGTACTTATATATCCTGATCTCTCCGGTACCGGGTTTACTGTTCCGTGGCCAACTCTGAGCTGTTCATCTCCAGCGTTCACGTACGTGCTTGACCCTCCCCTGCTTTTTCCGCGGCCTAGTTGGACGGAGACCGCTCGTGCACACACGTACCATACCCCCTATCGTTAGCTACTCGCTAGGATCACCACCACCAAACGATCCGAGCCAGCCAAATTATGAAGCAATCATGCCTCCTCGCCTTCTTCGCGCTAGCTGCTTCTCCTCGCGTGCTCATCTGATCTGGCCAGCTATTGTTCATGATCTTTCTCACTCCCTCTGTCCCTGCGCCACGCGCCCACAAGAACACTAAAACCTTCGCTTTGTATGCGCCTTTTTGCTGCGGGACGACGAGATCGAGCAGCAGGTCGTGCTTGCTGGTTGGGCAGGTACTTCGTGGTTGGTTAGGTGCTGGCATTGTTCTTGGCCCATAGCCACAATGGACAACAGCCACTACTCACCCAGTCTCCACACCTTTTCAATCTGCTCTCGATCCTTCACTCATTCCTAGTAGCTGCTACTGGTAAAAAACAAGGCTGTGCTTCGACAACAGTTTATTTACTGTTAACACACACTAATATAAACTGTTTGTGCGTTGAGATAGAGTTTTTGTTGCGTGCGAACGGCATCATTAGGGCAGAAAGTTATGTGGCAAGCGTTGCAGCAGGAAGAGGGCCCCTGATGATGGAGAGTTTGTGGCCTTACACCTTTGCGCTTGTTTTTCTGCCTCTCATTCAATGGCAGCTTTATCGTACGCTCACCTTTTGATTCGACTTTGAGCTATAGCTCATTTCATCATCATGCACGTACCCATTATCTCTGCTTGCATTGACGTAATTCGATACCCATGTACATATAAACTAATTCCTACCTGCTTCACTGCATAATGTGGTGTTGTTGGAGTAGAATCAAaaatccattttttttcttctgaaattATAATTTAAGTGCGTGTAGCTCCTTTGGTCCTTGTTAGCACTATCAAGCAAGACGTCAAGGATGCCATGGGAGGCAAATTTAACtatttagattattttttttcttggtgcTAAGCACTTGGATGTAGTATAAGGTGTGCTGATGTCAGCATGGGGATTAAAAAAAGACACTGCTCATTTCAAGATGGAGTTTCAAGTGAAACATGCACACGAAGAGAGGTTATTGCTACGGAAACATTTGCATACAGCATCCTAGCCGTGGTAAAAAACACACACACTAGAGCCATGCATGTGCGGCAAGTGTCCAATATGCATGGCACCAAAGCATTCTATACATACTGTGTATACATTCCGGTAATTCTCACACAAATCACCTGTTGCTAAGAGTATCATACTTTCATCCTTTTtctatatatacataatatgTAATCACGCTTTAACCTTCTTTTTTTATCTGCACTAATCTTAATTACTTTTCTCTGTCTCGTTTTTTCCCTTCCTCGCTAAACAAGAAGTAGCAGCTATTGTCGGCCGATCACTATAGTATCATCAGTAGCATTTGAGGCTGGTGTGGTCGGCGTAGTTCCCTGGCACGCCATCCATGAGGCACGCCACCGGCGGCACCGTGGGCGTGGTGGCGTTGCCGTAGACGTTCCAGCAGAATGGGTCGTCGACCGTCTGCCCCGACGCCGGGAGCAGCTCGACGTCGGAGAGCGTGATGTTGGTGCAGGGCACGGCGTCGCTGCAACCGAAGTGGATGGGCGCGCTGCGGGCGTCGTAGGTTCCCCGGATGCCGGCGTAGGAGACGCCGGAGACGAagacggcggtggtggcgttcTCGCAGCTCTTGGAGAGGCAGTAGTACTGGTCGATGATGATGGGGTTGCGCACGGCGTCCATGCGCACGTTCTCGAACGACACCGACGACACGGAGCCCGACCCGCCCTGCCACGTCTTGATCCGGACCCCGTTGTCCGAGTGGCGGATCACGGCGTTGCGCACGGTGATGTTGGCGACGCACGCCCGGGTGCCCTGCTTCCCCAGGCTCCCGATGCTGATGCCGTGGCCCAGGCCGCAGGTGACGTTCTCGATGTGCACGTTGAGGGTGCCGGCGCCGATGGAGACGCAGTCGTCGCCGTTGGAGACGGCGGTGTCGGTGATGAGCACGTCCTGGGTGTTCTCGACGTGGATGCCGTCCGTGTTGGGGCTCCCCTGCGGGGAGCTGATGGACAGCCCGCTCACGTGCACGCCGCGGCAGCTGTCGAACCGGAAGTGGAACTCCGGGCTGTTCTGCACCTTGAGGCCCTGCACCGTCACGTTGTTGCTCGTGAAGAACCTCAGCATCTGGATGGTGACCATGGAGATCTCAACGTCAGTAAGGCTAGCAGTAGCAGTATTACTAGTACAAAGACGGGCCGAAGGAAGTGGCAGTTAATGCGGTTAAAGTCGTTAGGCCACTTACCACTGGGCTGTCACAGGATGTTCCGTGGCCGCTTGATCCGCCCTGGCCCTGCAGAGGAGTGGAAAGCCAACTCAGACTATTTTCAGGCACTGCAGCTCGTAGTAGAACATGTTGCAGGTAATAAAGGTTACCTTGTGGACCTTGCAGGGGAGCTCCCACCAGTTCTGGCCCTTGCCGTCGATGAGCCCGGCGCCGCGCAGCGTCGTGCCGTGGGCGTTGTAGAACACGAGCCAGTTGCGCTTGTTGTTGGCGGGCCACTTGTCGGGGTCGCTCGGCGCCACCATCGTCCCGTCGAGCTGCACGCGCACGCCATTGGGATCACCAACAAGTCCAAGCAAAGTCTGCATTTCGTCCACGGCGGCCGGGTACTATACGACCTACGACGTACCTGGATGGTGACGCTGCCCTGGCACGGGCCGGTGAAGACGGTGGTGTGCACGAGGAAGGAGTAGCCGGCCCTGGCGAGCACGACGCCGTCCCCGTCGTCCGCGCACGCGGTGTCCCACGCCGTCTTGATGGCGTCGGTGTCGTCCGCCACAccgtccccgacggcgccgAAGTCCTTCACGACGTCGtacacggccgccgccccgcccgacgcgggctccggcgccggctCGGGCGCCGGGTACGACGAcggaggcggggccgggggaGAGACGGGCCGCGCGTGCCGCCTCGCGCTCGACGGGCCCGGAGCCTGGGAGTGGGAAGGCGCGTGCGCGTGCGCGGAGTTGTGCCTGGTGTGCTTggtgtggcggtggtggcggccctgggcgccgccgcagaGGACGGCGAGCGCCAGGAGAAGAGCAATGGCGGTCCTGGCGGCGACCTCCATTAGCGCAGCCGGTAGGACTAGCTGATGAGCTTAATCCTGGATCCTCGAACTACTAACTCGAGAAGTTGAGATTACTGCGCTGTGAGCGGAATGGGTGAGCCTTGGATCACCGGGCGCGCTTATATACACGCGCGCAGGCAGGCCGAGGTGTGCGACGGCGTGCGCGGTCGCTGTCGCGGGGATCCAGCAAGCTACTATACCTGGCTGCCTAGGACGAGCTGAGCTAGCTATCTAGAGTCTAGACTGctggaggcgaggcgaggcgaggcagtTAGCCGCAGTGGTTGTTGGATTGGAGAAGGTGGCGAGGGCGAGCGCGCGGATTTATAGGTGGCGCGCGCGCCGTGCTCAGGAACAGGGaacggggaggaggagcaggaggagggcggtggtggtggtggtgggagagcGCGGTAGTGGAGGCCTCATCAGAGGCTTGTTATGTGGCTGCTCTTGGCCACCCGCGCCGAAGGGCGGCCCGGTTTTTCTAATGGCGGCGACCGACCGCGCGCTCCACCGGTGGCCACGGCCGGCCCCCCGCTTTTTCAGCGCATTGCGTCCCCGAGCGTGCGTGCGCTGGTGCACGGGCGCGACCGAGCATGCACGAGCACGGCCACGGGAACGAACAGGGGAAAGACTTGCCAAAAGAAGAAGTAAAGCGGGGCGGCGAGGCGAGACGACGAGCCCCATCCGGAGTGGTCGCCGGGAATATTCAAGCCCTGCATGATGGACGACAAGCTCGCACTAGCGCTTGCCTGATCGGTTCCGCTAGCTCTCGATCGCCCCGCATGCGGCCGGTCGGCGCCGCGCGTGCCGCCGCATGCCGTCGCCGAGTTGCCGTTCCGTCATGTTTTCTTGGTGTGCCGCCGGCGCGTAGCTGCCCTGCGCCTACAGCCTACGCGTGTTCAATTCGCGTCCATCACTTTCGAGAGGAAAGCATGCATTGGGCCGGGGGATAGAGATGAACAAGTTGGATCGAGGACCAAATCTTCCTTGTTCCGAGTGGGCATGCACTGCATTATTGCTCGATCGGTGAAAGAAATTGGGTCTACGAGAACGAAGCCGACCGATCGATCGACCTCGCGGCGTGATTGGCCGACGAGCTCCATGCGTGCGTGCGCTCTCGTGGTCAtagattgctgctgctgctgctgaggtgAGCGAGCGAGTGCACCGGCGAGCAATCCTGATAGCGCCACCACTAGCTAGGTCGTCTCCGGTAAAGTTACTACCTAGGTGGCGATttgcatatatacatatatatatatttatatatatcgAAGTGGATTAACCCGATCTTGCtaggggcggtggcgggggatGGACCGCCATTGGAGCATGCACGAGCACGATCGATGGATGGAAGCTTTTGATCGACGCGAGTACGTGCGCGTGTTTTTGATTGCGGTAAATTTGACGGCCACAAGATTTTTGATGGTGCCCGAGTGGTCCATTTGGCGACTAAACAAGTGCATTAGCAGCAACGGCGTACTGCTTCGCCATGGACGTGGTGCTACCTGCACTTGCACTCCATCAGGGTTGCATTGAGGTCGATCGATCGGTAGTAGAGGGGGAGTAGTCTAGTACTTACCTACTAAAAGAtgcactactactactactactaccagTAGTAGAGTAGAACGTAGCACGCATACTAGCATAGCATGATAGCGTTGGTTGGAGATTAGCTTCAACTTTCAAGATAGGCGCCCAGCAGTCGGTTTCGCTGTTGTTTCTGTCATCTGATTGGGGAAACCATGCATGCTGATTTGCAGCTCCAGCCACAACCACTGCGCAACCTAATTACAAATGATGTCACTGAAACAAGGAACTCCTTCGATGCGTCCGTAGCAGTACAAGACAGAAATTCTCGTCGTCAGATGTTACATGTCACCCTCACAAAATTAAGTGCCAACTACATGTGCGGCAGTTTTCGACCACGCTAAATCCCTGGTCTTGATTCTTGTACAATCCCTTGCCGCATGGTGTTACTAGCCAAAAACTGCAATTTTAGCAACTCCATGTTTGGTTGGAAGGAGTGCATTCTTCAGCTGTGTCAGTGTCGTCGCCATTCGGAAAGTTGAGCAGACAGAGAAACCACAATGAAGCTCACCAAATGGCAATCAGCTGAGTTAATCAAACGTCCAGTTTTGGAAGTATTAGGCACAACAAAGTGGTTCACTTAACTGCAAGCAACCATTCAGGATTGTTAAGTTTGCAGTGACAGATCTTTTCCCTCTCTGACAAAGTAACACTCTTTGCTGCAAATAGCTAGTAGGCATATTTTTATACAAACTGCTGATGCTACTAATAGACAAAAAGTTCATAGGTCCAAGTTTGTGCCACACTTTGGGTGGACGGGTTTCCGGTACTAACAAAAGGAGAAAGCAGAGGGGCCGATGGATCTGGTGAGAACTTAAATAAATCTGGAATTGCAATGGCACGCACCGTGTGTTGATATGTTTAACATACTTGTTACTCCATACTTGTCTGCAGAACACTGTCGGCCGTGTGCAGTGTGCTGCTCAACAGTTAACCTGCAGTATAACCATGCATATTTTGGGTTGACTGGGATCCGTGCATGATGATTTTACACTATTATTGTTTATGCAATCGTTAAAGATGTGTTACAAAAAGGAAGAACACACATATACTACATACCGTCAGTGATTCTAGTTGACTGAAGAGCAGCGCCTTGCTAACTATCATAAGTTCATAGCATTAAGCTGCATGTGCAATCTGCAGCATTGCGATAACAAGATCTACATAGAGATCGAGGACGTGGTTCGATTAATTATTGTACAGATACCTTGGTGACAATGGCATAAGTTTTACAGAGCCAGCGGCGCTGTAGTTGAATACCATTAACAACATCTACATTGACTGACTGAAGAAAGGAAAAGTTGGTTCTGTACCATCGAAAAAGATCATGATTTCCGAAAAATATCATTAAAAAATATCGTTACATGAAATACCAACGAAATATGATCTATTACCTCAAAATAACATTCTGTGAAGAACGCCGtgaaacttgtccagctcgcgTGTATAGTGCCTGGCACACATTTCTCATTATGCGTAACCCTAAGCAATTAACCAACCGTATTTAGCTGCACGTTCTGACCATTGCACCTAAATTCTAAGCTGacagaaaaaaagagaataCTTCTTTTATTAAATTGCGCCAGCTAGGATTTGAACTTAAGACCTTTGATCTTGATGCCATATTTGAGCTGCATGCAACGTGTATTCTGCAGCCaagtttttattttccttttttagaaCATTCTGCAGCCATGAGTTGACTGGTAGCCAAGAGTTGCATTCTGCAGTTGTTTAGTGTATTTGAAAAAGGGAAACATTCAGCTGTACTGGCACCGTCACTGCAGGT
This window encodes:
- the LOC101772846 gene encoding polygalacturonase At1g48100; protein product: MEVAARTAIALLLALAVLCGGAQGRHHRHTKHTRHNSAHAHAPSHSQAPGPSSARRHARPVSPPAPPPSSYPAPEPAPEPASGGAAAVYDVVKDFGAVGDGVADDTDAIKTAWDTACADDGDGVVLARAGYSFLVHTTVFTGPCQGSVTIQLDGTMVAPSDPDKWPANNKRNWLVFYNAHGTTLRGAGLIDGKGQNWWELPCKVHKGQGGSSGHGTSCDSPVMLRFFTSNNVTVQGLKVQNSPEFHFRFDSCRGVHVSGLSISSPQGSPNTDGIHVENTQDVLITDTAVSNGDDCVSIGAGTLNVHIENVTCGLGHGISIGSLGKQGTRACVANITVRNAVIRHSDNGVRIKTWQGGSGSVSSVSFENVRMDAVRNPIIIDQYYCLSKSCENATTAVFVSGVSYAGIRGTYDARSAPIHFGCSDAVPCTNITLSDVELLPASGQTVDDPFCWNVYGNATTPTVPPVACLMDGVPGNYADHTSLKCY